One genomic region from Macadamia integrifolia cultivar HAES 741 unplaced genomic scaffold, SCU_Mint_v3 scaffold2064, whole genome shotgun sequence encodes:
- the LOC122065607 gene encoding protein ROOT PRIMORDIUM DEFECTIVE 1-like has protein sequence MATQILLRVKLALKLPKCSSMAIRSKTTSSQYVASRARDPTFEKFMADYKNFLKVVSVQDLILANPKNPTLPLDFLDRLSQKFHLNRGALHFIRKYPHIFTLFYDTSESKPFFKLTEAAIEISRQEAAAIDGSKPVVIDRLVRLLSMSISKSLPLRAIFKVWRELGLPDDFEDSIISHNPTLFSLCDAHEPKTHILELVTGNLNPGFSAAVENWRISESCKEDAGVDTSEIRFAFKHGFPPGMRLSKDLKAKVKDWQRLPYLGPYEEMGVKRKSKAGMKGLEKRAVAVVHEFLSLTVGKMVEVEKISHFRNWFGIDLNIRDLFLDHPGIFYLSTKGKRHTIFLREAYEQGRLIDPNPVYDVRRKLFDLVILGRRGLHMGDCPQRGNLMRKGI, from the coding sequence ATGGCGACTCAGATCCTACTGAGAGTTAAACTCGCTTTGAAGCTTCCAAAATGCTCTTCCATGGCCATTCGCTCCAAAACAACTTCATCTCAGTATGTGGCATCAAGGGCCAGAGACCCAACCTTCGAGAAATTCATGGCCGACTACAAAAACTTTCTTAAGGTAGTCTCTGTTCAAGATCTTATCCTTGCGAACCCTAAAAACCCAACACTTCCCCTTGATTTCCTTGACAGGCTTTCTCAGAAATTCCATCTCAACCGTGGAGCCCTTCATTTCATCCGTAAATATCCCCACATTTTCACGCTCTTCTATGACACCTCAGAGTCAAAACCATTCTTCAAATTAACTGAAGCTGCAATTGAGATTTCTCGTCAAGAAGCAGCTGCAATTGATGGTTCGAAGCCCGTTGTCATTGATCGATTAGTTCGACTCCTTTCAATGTCTATCTCAAAATCTCTACCCCTTCGAGCAATTTTCAAAGTCTGGAGGGAACTTGGCTTGCCTGATGATTTTGAGGATTCGATAATCTCCCACAACCctactcttttttctctctgtgATGCCCATGAACCTAAAACTCATATCTTGGAATTGGTAACTGGAAACCTAAATCCTGGCTTCTCAGCCGCAGTTGAGAACTGGAGGATTTCTGAATCTTGTAAGGAGGATGCTGGGGTTGATACATCTGAAATTCGATTTGCTTTTAAACACGGGTTTCCACCTGGGATGAGATTGAGCAAAGATTTGAAAGCCAAGGTTAAGGATTGGCAAAGGTTGCCATATTTGGGACCTTACGAGGAGATGGGAGTGAAGAGAAAGTCCAAAGCTGGTATGAAGGGCCTGGAGAAGCGGGCTGTTGCAGTTGTTCACGAGTTCTTGAGTTTGACAGTGGGGAAAATGGTGGAGGTGGAGAAGATCAGCCATTTTCGGAATTGGTTTGGGATTGATTTGAATATTAGGGACCTATTTTTGGATCACCCTGGGATCTTTTATTTGTCAACCAAAGGGAAGAGACACACCATTTTCCTGAGAGAGGCTTATGAACAGGGGCGTTTAATTGATCCAAATCCCGTTTATGACGTAAGGAGGAAGCTTTTTGATCTTGTTATTCTGGGACGCCGAGGTCTTCATATGGGTGATTGTCCGCAGCGAGGGAACTTGATGAGGAAAGGGATCTGA
- the LOC122065608 gene encoding uncharacterized protein LOC122065608, with the protein MGEEQENLKLSSSSEVEEMDEEMDELKKLELVGPMWKNKKRLSKQLSMCMTPRDKAWERRRKTLRRRNGFEESDAGFIGLTDEDLCELKGSIELGFGFNEEDGQSLCNTLPALDLYFAVTRQFSSSSCSSLDTTGHKHTGNSPSPVSTPRGSARSPTSSFGSPRSESDSWKIRNPGDNPEQVKTKLRHWAQAVACAVRQSY; encoded by the exons atgggaGAGGAGCAAGAAAATCTCAAATTATCATCATCTTCAGAGGTAGAAGAGATGGATGAAGAGATGGATGAGCTAAAGAAGCTAGAGCTTGTAGGGCCAAtgtggaagaacaagaagaggcTTTCAAAGCAGCTTTCAATGTGCATGACGCCACGCGATAAGGCTTGGGAGAGGCGCCGCAAGACACTCCGGCGGAGAAAtgggtttgaggaatcggatgcCGGCTTTATTGGGTTGACAGATGAGGATCTTTGTGAGCTTAAGGGGTCTATTGAACTTGGATTTGGGTTCAATGAGGAAGATGGGCAGAGCCTCTGTAATACATTGCCTGCTCTTGATTTGTATTTTGCTGTTACCAggcagttctcttcttcttcttgctcgtCCTTGGACACTACCGGTCATAAACACACGGGTAATTCGCCTAGCCCTGTGTCTACTCCAAGGGGTTCTGCTAGAAGCCCCACTTCATCTTTTGGGAGCCCAAGGAGCGAATCTGATTCTTGGAAGATCCGCAATCCAG GAGATAATCCTGAACAAGTAAAGACAAAGTTGAGGCACTGGGCACAAGCCGTAGCTTGTGCTGTGAGGCAATCTTATTGA